AAGGCAGCAGCCCCCTTGCCGGGGCCAAGGTTGCCAATCTCTCGCCCTGGCTTTCGGAGAACCTGGAGATGAGCGGAGAGTGGGAAGGCGTAGTGGTGCTGGGCGTCTATCGGGGCAGTCCGGCGGCGCGCCTCGGCCTGCGCAGCGGCGATATCATCCGCGAGCTCAACGACGAAGAACCCGGCAGCACGGCGGCGCTTGAGGAACTCGTGGCCAAGGGCAGCGCGCCCTGGTCCATGACCATCGAGAGGGACGGCAAGTCGCTCACCTGGAACGGGGGCTGATACCGGCGCCCATGGCCACGCTCTTCGAAAAGGACGCGCCCAGGCCGCTCGCCGACCGCCTGCGCCCCAAGGGGCTGGAGGAGGTGATCGGTCAGGACCATCTGCTGGGACCGGAGGGCGCGATTGGCCGCATGAAGCGCAGCGGCCGCCTGACCTCCATGATCCTCTGGGGGCCGCCCGGCTGCGGCAAGACCACCATCGCCCGCCTGATCGCCGACAGCGGCGAACTGGCCTTCGAGCCGCTCTCCGCCGTCTTCTCGGGCGTCGCCGACCTGAAGAAGGTGTTCGAGCGCGCCCGTCAGCGCCGGGAAGGCGGGCAAGGCACGCTGCTCTTCGTGGATGAGATCCACCGCTTCAACCGCGCGCAGCAGGACGGCTTCCTGCCCTACGTGGAGGACGGCACGGTGGTGCTGGTGGGGGCGACCACCGAGAACCCGTCGTTCGAGCTCAACGCCGCCTTGCTGTCGCGCTGTCAGGTCTTCGTGCTGCGCCGCCTGGACGACGAGGCGCTGGAGAAGCTGCTGGCCCGCGCCGAGACCGACCTCGGCCACGCCCTGCCGCTCGACGCGGAGGCGCGCGACACGCTGCGGGCGCTCGCCGACGGGGATGGGCGTTACCTCTTGAATCTGGTGGAAGCGATCGAGGCGGCAGCGCCCGAGAGCGACCTGGACCGCGATGCCTTGCTGACGCTGGTCCAGAAGCGCGCGCCGGTCTACGACAAGAGCCGGGAGGAGCACTACAACCTCATCTCGGCTCTGCACAAGTCGCTGCGCGGCTCGGACGCCGACGCGGCGCTCTACTGGCTGGCGCGCATGCTGGTCGGCGGAGAGGATCCCCGCTACATCCTGCGCCGCCTGGCGCGCTTCGCCGTCGAGGATATCGGTTTGGCCGACCCCGCCGCCCTGCAACAGTCGCTGGCGGGGTGGGAAGCCTATGAACGCCTGGGCTCGCCGGAGGGCGATCTGGCGGTCGCCCAGGTGGTCCTCTATCTGGCCACCGCGCCCAAGTCGAATGCGGCCTATGCGGCCTATAAGACCTCCCTCTCCGCGGCGCGCGACACCGGCTCGCTCATGCCGCCCAAGCACATCCTGAACGCGCCGACCTCGATGATGAAGGACCTGGGTTACGGCAAGGACTATGCCTACGACCATGACACCGCCGAGGGCTTCTCCGGCCAGGATTACTTCCCCGAGGAGATGGAGCGGCGGCAGTTCTACGACCCGCCCGAACGCGGCTTCGAGCGGGAGATCAACAAGCGTCTCGCCTACTGGCGGAAGCTGCGGGACGCGCGCTCCGGCAAGACCTAGAGCCCGATCCATGCGCTGCATGCAGGTGACTGACGGCAGCTATGCTGGATTCGCCCTTGTTCTTAGATGGTTAAGGCGTAGTTTCGCGAAATGAGAGACCGGGGCAGGGGCCCCTTCGCCCGCTGGTCCTGTTTCGAGGGAGAACGAACTTCAACGGAGGCCATTCAACCTAATGTCCGACTATACGCTGCCGCAGCGTGACCGGGTCGCCTTGATCACCAACGAATTGCAGCGCGACTACATCGAGGAGGGCTCGCCCATCTCCTCCCAGTCGACGCGCCAGTCCGCCCGTCAGGCCGCCGGGATCGTGCGCGCCTTTCGCGAGCAGGGCCTGCCGATCCTTCACGGCGTGCGCTTTTTCCTGCCCGATGGCTCCAATGTGGAGCCCTGCCGCCGTCAGGCGGTGGAGGAGGGCATGCGCGTCCTGATGCCGGGTACCCGGGGCGCTGATCTTCTCGAAGATATCCAGTTGCCCGGAGAGCGGCGGCTTGCGGTCCACACCCTCCTGGACGGTGAGATTCAGGAGCTCTCGCGCTCAGAATACGCCTTCTACAAGCCCCGCTGGGGCGCGTTCTACCGCACGCCGCTGGACGCCATGCTCCAGCAATGGGGCGTCAACACCCTGGTCCTGGTCGGCAGCGACTTCCAGAGAGGGGTCCAGGCGACCGTCTATGAGGCCTGCGCGCGCGACTACCGCGTGGTGGTGATCCCGGAGGCCGCCGGCAACGACGAGCCGGAAGAAGCGCTGAACGAACTCGGCCGGCTCGGCGTCTATCTGATGAGCGAGACCGCCACGCAAAACTGGCTCAAGAGCGGGCGCCAGCAAAGCCTGAGCGCTGCCTTGTCGTCTTGATCGCCGGGGCGAAGCCCGGCAGTCTAAGCGCCGCTTGATCCCATGACCGGAGAGGCATCATGAACATGGTACTGGCCGTGGCCGCCGGGGGTGCGCTGGGCGCTGTCGCCCGCTATTTCGGCGCCGGATACATCGGCCGCCTGCTGGGCCTGGATTTCCCCGTCGGGATTCTGGCGGTCAATATCATCGGTTCCTTCCTGATGGGCGTCCTGGTGGAGGCTTCGGCCCTGGTCTGGTCGCCCTCTCCGGAACTGCGCGCCTTCATCGCCGTCGGCTTCCTCGGCGCCTTCACGACCTTTTCGACCTTCTCGATGGAAGCGGTGCTGCTGTACGAGAGGGGGCAGGGGCTCGCGGCTGCCCTCTACGTGGGTCTCAGCGTCGGGCTTTCGCTGGGCGCTTTCCTACTGGCTCTCTCCCTGATGCGCAGTCTCCTGTCATGAGCGGGGTGGTGACGCGTCAGGTCGGGGCGGGCGAAGGCGGCCAGCGGCTCGACCGCTGGTTCAAGCAGCACTATCCCTCGCTGGGCCTGGGACGGCTCAACAAGCTGCTTCGGACCGGACAGATACGCGTGGATGGCAAGCGCGCCAAGTCCTCGACTCGGCTGGAGCCCGGCCAGGCGATCCGGGTCCCGCCCATGGACGACAGCGCCCAGCAGCCGCCCGGCGAGCGTCCCAAGCGCACGGTGAAGGCCGATCCCAAGCTGGTCGAGCAGTTGAAGCAGGCGATCCTCTACAAGGACGACTGGGTGCTCGCGATCAACAAGCCGGCGGGGTTGGCCGTCCAGGGCGGCAGCAAGCAGGAACAGCACCTGGACGGGCTTCTGGACGGGCTGAGGCTGGGCGCGGATGAGCGTCCGCGCCTGGTCCACCGACTGGACAAGGATACCAGCGGCGTGCTGCTGCTGGCGCGCAGCGCTGAAGCCGCACGGCGTCTGGCCGAGGCCTTCAAGGACAAGGAGACCGAGAAGGTCTATTGGGCCGTGGTGGTGGGCGAGCCAAAGCCGCTTGAAGGCCGTCTTGATCTGGCGCTGTCGAAGAAGCCTTCTCCGCGTGGCGAACGGGTTGATGTGGACGAAGAGGAGGGACGGCGCGCCGTGACCGACTTCCGTGCGCTGGACCGGCTGGGCGGCAAGGCGACGCTGCTGGAACTGCGGCCGTTGACGGGACGCACCCACCAGCTCCGCGCCCATTGCCGGGAGCTGGGCACGCCGATCCTGGGCGACGGCAAGTATGGGGGCGCGGATGCTTTCCTGGAGGGGCTGGACCTGCCCAAGAAGCTGCACCTGCACGCGCGGCGCATCCGCCTGCCGCACCCTTCGGGCAGCGGGAAGCTGCTGGAGGTGAAGGCGCCGCCGCCGCGCCACCTGCTCGAGACCTTCGAGCTCTTGGGCCTGGAGCCCAGCGACCTCGATCCTGAGCTCTGACGGGGGCCGCCATGCACGGCTTCAAGCTCATCGTCTTCGACATGGACGGCACGCTGATCGACGGTCAGCACCACATCCAATACGCGATGCGCGAGAGCTTCACCGCGCTGGGCCTGCCGGAGCCGGATGCCGAGAAGGTGCGCTCCATCGTCGGACTTACCCTGGAGGACGCCTTTGCGCGCCTGCACCCAGAGCCGGAGAGCGAGGCCCAACTCCTGCGCCTGATCGGTCACTTCAAGGAAACGGCCTTCGCGCTGCGCCGCAGGCCCGATTACTCCGAGCCTCTCTACGAAAGCGTCAAGGAGGTCATCGCCGAGCTCGACGGGCCGGAGGTCTGCCTGGGGATCGCAACCGGAAGGGCGCGGCGGGGCGTAGATTTCAGCCTCGATCTGCATGGCCTTTCCCACCATTTTGTCACAATTCAGACAGTGGACAACAACGCCGGGAAGCCGCACCCTGAGATGCTGCAGCGTGCCATGGCCGAGGTGGGCGCCGAGCCCGAGGAAACGGTCATGATCGGCGATACCTCCTACGACATGTTGATGGCGCGCGCGGCCCGTTGCCGTGCACTGGGCGTCGCCTGGGGTTATCATCCGCGCGATGAATTGCACGCGGCGGGAGCAGAACATCTGGCGGAGCGCTTTGGGGAGATACCCGGGCTGCTGGCGCGTTTTTAGGAGAAGCGAAGAATGCGACTGAAGCATGTCCTGATAGGCCTATTCGTTCTGATCGTGGCGGTGATCGTTGCCGGTTACGCCGTCCTCAGCAGCCTGGATATCAACCAGTACCGCGATCAGATCATCGCGGAAGCTGAGAAGGCGACGGGACGCACGCTGCGTATCGACGGGGAGATGGACCTCAAGATATCGCTTTCGCCTGCGGTCGTGCTGAACGACGTCGGCCTTTCCAACGCCGAGTGGGCCGCGACCGACGAGATGGTCTCGGTGAACCGCTTCGAGCTGGAAGTCGCGATCCTGCCGCTCCTTTCGAACGAACTTCAGATCAAGCGTCTGGTGATCATCGACCCGGTCATCGAGCTGGAGACCCAGCCCGATGGGACCGCGAACTGGGCGCTGGAGGTTGGCGAGCCGGGCGCTGAGCCGTCCGAACCCTCCGAAAGCGGTGGCGGGAAGTTGAGCACCAGCTTCGACGAGGTCGTCATCGAAGGCGGGCGCGTCACCTACCGCAACGGCGCGACGGGGGAGACCCTGGCGCTGACCATCGACAGCCTGACGGCGGAGGCCAGCGGCACCTCCTCCCCGCTGGTTCTGGACTTCACGGGCAGCTATCAGGATGTGCCGGTCAATCTGGCGGGCTCCCTTAGCAGCCTTGCGGTCCTGACCGACCCGGATCAGAAGAAGTCCATCGACCTCAGCGGCGGTTTGGGCGGCATGGAGTTCACGGCGCTTGGCACGGCGCTGCTGAGCGGCGGTCAGCCTTCCGCCGACATCGCGCTCACCTTCAAGGCCGACGATCTTTCAGCCATCGAGAAGATTTCCGGCGCCGGCGTTCCGCCGCTGACCGGCATCGACGTCTCGACGCAGGTGGCGCTGAGCGGCCAGACACTGAAGCTGAGCGACATCAAGGCCGTGGTGGCGAACAGCGATTTGGAGGGTCAGCTCACTCTGGTGGCGGGCGCCACGCCTTCGGTCACGGGAACTATCCAGTCGGAGACCATCGACCTGCGTGATTTTGCGGCCGAAGGTGCTGAAGGCGGCGGTCAGGCAACGGAAGCCCCGGCGTCAGGTGGCGGTGATTCGCCCTATGTGATTCCGGAAACGCCGCTGCCGCTCGATCTGCTGCGCGCGGCGATGGTGGATGTGAACCTCTCGGTGGGCGCGCTTGTCCTGAACGACAGCCTGACCCTGGAGCAGACCCAGGGTAAAATCGGCCTGAAGGACGGCGTCCTGACGCTGACGCCCCTGAAGACCCTGCTTTCCGACGGTCGCCTGCAGGTCGACAGCACGCTCAACTCTGCCCAGCAAACGCCGGCGCTGGACTTCGGTTTCACCGCCGCTGGCGTCGACTATGGCAAGCTGCTGCGTGAGCAGGGCAACTTCGACAAGATGCGCGGCACCATCGGCGCGGACATCGCGGTTGCGGGCAGCGGCGCCTCTCCGCGGGCCATCGCCTCCACCCTCAACGGCACCATCAAGATCGAGGGTGGCGAAGGACAGCTCGACGACCGCCTGTTGAAGATCCTGACAGCGGGCGTCGATCAACTGGGGACCCTCTTCTCCAAGGAGCAGGGCAATAAGCTGAACTGCATCCTGGTTGAGTTCGAGGTCAAGAACGGCCTCGCCACCTCCAAGGCCATTGTCATGGACAGCGAGGTGCTGACGGTCTCCGGCGGCGGGACCATCGATCTGCGTACGGAGGAGCTGAACCTGGTGTTCGATACCTCGACCCGCAATGCGTCTCTCGCCAGCCTTGCCGTGCCCTTCCGGGTCGGCGGCACCATGAAGAACCCGCGTGTCGCGCCCGATCTGGCGGGCACCGCGCTGGGCATCGCCAAGACCGCGGGCGTGGTGGTCAATCCCGTCGCAGGGGTCTCGGCGCTGTTGGGCGCGAAGGCGGTCGAAAGCAGCGACGGTGGCACCGCCTGTAGCGCTGCGGTCGAGCAGGTTCAGTCGGACGGCGGCGGCGGTGGCGTCGAGCAGATCCTCTCCGACCCGAAATCCGCCATCGACAGCGTCCTGGGCGGCGGCAGCGGCGACGCTGGCGCAACCGGCGGCGCGACCGATGGCGGGAGCGGCGACGGCGGTTCCAGCAACCCGGTGGAAGACGCGACCAAGAAGCTGAAGGGGCTCTTCGGGAACTGATGACCGACGAGACGCTCGAAAAGAAGCTGCGCGAAGCCCGCCGGAAGCCCAAGCGTTTCTATAAAACAGCCACCGCCGGGGAAACGCCGGACGGCTGGGTCGTGCTGCTGGACGGGCGCGCCCTGCGCAGTCCCATGAAGCAGCCGGTAATCCTGCCCAGCGCGGCCTTGGCTGAGGCTTTGGCGGAAGAGTGGGACGCGCAATCCGAGGAGATCGACGCTGCGGCCATGCCGCTGACGGCCCTCGCCTGCACGGCCCTGGACAGGGCGGGGCCCCAGCGCAGGGATCTCGAAGCCCAGCTTCTGGCCTATGGCGGCAACGACCTGCTCTGCTACTGGGCGGAGCACCCGGAGAACCTGATCGAGCGCCAGCGGGCCGTCTGGCAACCCGTGCTCGATTGGTGCAAGGACCGCTATGGCGCAGAGATGAACGTGGTCGCGGGCATCCTGCCCTGTGAGCAGCCGCCCGAGAGCCGCGAGGCGTTGGCCCGGGCGGTAGCGGACTTGGACGCCTTCCGCCTGGCGGCCTTGTCGACCGCAGTCGGCGTCAGCGGCTCCTTGTTGATCGCTCTCGCTCTTGTGGAGGGCCATCTGGACGCCGAAGCCGCCTTCGAGGCAGCCGAACTGGACGCCAGCCATCAGATAGAGCTTTGGGGCGAGGATTTCGAGGCATCGGTCCGTCGAGAGGCGGTCATGCGCGACTTACGGGCGGTGGCGCAATTTCTTCATTTGCTTAAATAACCTGACTTGGCGGTGACTTAGCCCAATTTGGCCGTGACCTGCGAAAACTAGGACTTGCCAAGCGTTTTCTCTTGATATTACGATTTGTGACAAGGCTAGACGTAGGTCTCACGTCTGGTTTTCAGATCGGCAGAGTCACGCTTTGGGAGAGGGGTGGCTTGTTCGCTGGTTTGAAACGCGGACCTCTCTGGTCGTCCCCTTCGGTAGAAGGGTCCGCGCTTCGAGGCGCCTTGGTGGGTGTCCTCTAATACGGCCGGCGACGCAACCCCCACCGCGTCGCCGGCCAATTTAGTTCCAGACCCAGCTTTCATTCCTTATTCAAACCAGGTCCTGTCTCAATCAGGTCTCGTGGATTTGCGCCGTGGAATTGCGCGTGGAGATACGCCGCCGGGTCGCCGGTCTCCGCACAAGCTTGGCGGGGGCTGCCTCGCGTGCTATCAGCATTGCGCTAACAGAAAAGCAATAAGTCCGCGATTAGGGGAAGGGACATGCAGGACATCATCCGATTGTTGGAAGAAAAGCGTGAGGCCGCGCGCGCCGGGGGTGGCGAGCGCCGTACCGAGGCGCAGCACGGGAAGGGAAAACTGACCGCGCGCGAGCGGATAGAGGTGCTGCTGGACGAGGGTTCCTTCGAAGAATGGGACATGTTCAAGGAGCACCGCTGCGTCGATTTCGGCATGGCCGACCAGACCGTTCCCGGCGATGGCGTGGTCACGGGCTTCGGGACGGTGGGCGGACGCCCGATCTTCGTCTTCAGCCAGGATTTCACGGTCTTCGGAGGATCGCTCTCGGAAACCCACGCCGAGAAGATCTGCAAGATCATGGATCAGGCCATGCGGGTGGGCGTGCCGGTCGTGGGCCTCAACGATTCCGGCGGCGCGCGCATTCAGGAAGGCGTGGCCTCACTTGCCGGCTACGCCGAGGTGTTTCAGCGCAACGTGCTCGCCTCGGGCGTGGTGCCCCAAATTTCCATGATCATGGGTCCCTGCGCGGGCGGGGCGGTCTACTCGCCGGCCATGACCGACTTCATCTTCATGGTGAAGGACTCCTCCTACATGTTCGTGACCGGCCCCGACGTGGTGAAGACCGTGACCCATGAAACCGTGACGCATGAGGAGCTGGGCGGGGCCTTGACCCACACCACCCGCTCCGGCGTCGCCGACCTGGCGTTCGAGAACGATGTCGAGGCCCTGCTGGAGCTGCGCCGCTTCCTCGGGTTCTTGCCCTCGTCAAATCGTGAGGGCCCGCCTGAGCGTCCGACAGGCGACCCGCGTGACCGTCCCGACTATTCCCTGGACAGCCTGATCCCGCCCAACCCGAACAAGCCCTACGACATGAAGGAGCTGATCGAGAAGGTGGTGGACGAGGGCGAGTTCTTCGAGCTTCAGCCCGCCTATGCCGGGAACATCGTGATCGGGTTCGCGCGCTTCAACGGATCGCCGGTCGGGATCGTCGCCAATCAGCCCATGGTGCTCGCCGGCTGTCTGGATATCTCTTCCGCCATCAAGGGCGCGCGCTTCGTGCGCTTCTGCGACGCCTTCAACATTCCGATCGTCACCTTCGTCGACGTGCCGGGGTTCCTGCCGGGAACCTCTCAGGAATACAACGGCATCATCAAGCATGGGGCAAAGCTGCTCTTCGCCTACGCCGAAGCGACGGTGCCCAAGGTGACGGTCATCACCCGCAAGGCCTATGGCGGTGCTTACGACGTGATGAGCTCCAAGCATCTGCGCGGCGATGTGAACTATGCCTGGCCGACCGCTGAGATCGCCGTCATGGGGCCGAAGGGCGCGGTGGAGATCATCTTCCGTCAGGACATGGACGACCCTGAGAAGATCGAGCAGCGCACCGAGGAATACCGCCAGAAGTTCGCGAACCCCTTCGTAGCGGCTTCGCGCGGCTTCATCGATGACGTGATCATGCCGCACAACACGCGGCGCCGGATCTGCCGGGCGCTGGAGATGTTGCGGGACAAGGAGCAGGAAAACCCGCCCAAGAAGCACGATAATCTGCCGCTGTAACGCGCAAGACGGGGACAGGAAGCACCAAGATGGCTGATAAGAAACGACCCTTTGACAAGATACTGATCGCCAACCGTGGCGAGATCGCCTGCCGCGTGATCCGCTCGGCCAAGCGCATGGGCATCAAGACCGTCGCCGTTTATTCGGAGGCGGACGCCGGAGCGCTGCATGTCGACTTGGCCGACGAGTCCGTCGCGATTGGGCCCGCCCCCGCCTCGGAGAGCTACCTGGTCGCCGATAAGCTGATCGAGGCCTGCAAGAAGACCGGGGCTGAGGCCGTTCACCCCGGCTATGGCTTCGTCTCGGAGAACACCGCCTTCGCCAAGGCGCTGGACAAGGCCGGCATCGCCTTCATCGGTCCGCCGCCGGGCGCCATCGCCGCCATGGGCGACAAGATCGAATCGAAGAAGCTGGCGGCGGAAGCGGGGGTTTCCACCGTTCCCGGCTACATGGGCGTCATCGCCGACGCCGAGGAGGCGGTGAAGATCGCCAAGGAGATCGGCTTTCCGGTCATGATCAAGGCCTCAGCCGGGGGCGGCGGCAAGGGCATGCGCGTGGCCTACGACGAGGCCGAGGCGAAGGACGGCTTCCGCTCCGCCACGAACGAGGCGCGCTCCTCCTTCGGCGACGACCGGGTCTTCATCGAGAAGTTCATCGAAGAGCCGCGCCACATCGAGATTCAGGTCCTGGCGGATAAGCACGGGACGACGCTGCACCTGGGCGAGCGTGAGTGCTCCATCCAGCGCCGCCATCAGAAAGTCATCGAAGAGGCTCCATCGCCCTTCCTCGACGCCGAGACGCGTGAGGCCATGGGCGAGCAGGCCAAGGCGCTGGCGCGCGCGGTCGATTACTGCTCCGCCGGCACGGTCGAGTTCATCGTCGACAAGAACCGCAATTTCTACTTCCTGGAGATGAACACGCGCCTTCAGGTCGAGCATCCCGTGACCGAGATGGTGACCGGGATCGATATCGTCGAATGGATGATCCGGATCGCCGCGGGCGAGAAGCTGACGCTCGCCCAGGAGGACATTGGCTGGAAGGGTTGGGCCATCGAATCGCGCGTCTACGCCGAGGATCCCCGCCGCAACTTCCTGCCTTCCATCGGCCGTCTGGCCCGCTACAGGGAACCTCAGGGCGAGGGCGTGCGCGTGGACAGCGGCGTGATCGAAGGCTCGGAGATCACCATGTTCTACGATCCCATGATCGCCAAGCTGGTGACCTATGGCGCCGACCGGAACAAGGCGATCGCCCGTATGCAGACCGCGCTGGATTCCTTCTACATCCGCGGTATCAACCACAACATGGACTTCCTCGCCGCCGTACTGGCGCAGCCGCGTTTCAAGGAAGGGCGGCTTTCCACCAACTACATCGCCGAGGAGTTCCCGGACGGCTTCGAAGGGCTGGAGGCGAGCGAGGAGGTGACGCGCCAGTTGATCGCGACCGCCGCCGTCCTGCGCTTCATCCGCGCGGAACGGGATGCCGAGGTCTCCGGTCAGGAGGCGCCCAACGATTGGGTCGCGCGGGTGGAGCAGACGGAGAATCACCCGGTCTCGGTGGAACGCCGGGGAGAGGACTTCCTGGTGGAGTTGGGCGGCCATTCCATGACCGTCTCCAGCGCCTGGAAGCTGGGCGATCTGGTCTTCCTCGGCAAGGTCGAGGGCAAGGGCGTATCGATCCAGATCGACAGGCGCGGACCGGCCGACCGGCTTACCATGGGCGGTGTCGCTCAGGAGATCATGGTGCTGCGCCCGCGTATCGCGGAACTTGCCGCGCTGATGCCGATCAAACAGCCGCCCGACCTCTCCAAGTTCCTGCTCTCCCCAATGCCGGGGCTGCTGGTCTCGCTGGCCGTGGAGGAGGGGCAGGAGGTCAAGGCAGGCGAGGAGCTCGCGGTCGTGGAGGCGATGAAGATGGAGAACATCCTGCGCGCCACCAGCGACGGCAAGGTCTCCAAGGTCTGCGCCGAGCCGGGGGCGAGCCTGGCGGTCGATCAGGCGATCCTGGAGTTCGAATAAGGCCCGGGTGGGCGAATAGCCGGACATGGAACATCTCGACAGACCCTCCGAGGAAGATTGGGACGAACGCCGTCTCTGGTTCGAGGAGGAGCAGGCGCGCGCCACCGCAGGCGGCGTCGGCCGCTTGTCGGAGCAGGGTGCGGCGCTGATGGTCGAGTTGCAGTGCTGCTTTTGCGCCGGGGCCTGGGTGGCCAGCGTCCTGCTGGCCGCCGCCGTGGTCGACGCCCAGGCGCTTTACAGCGGCTTCCCGGCCGATGAACTCACTGAGGAGCGGAGCTGGTTACGGCAGCTGCGCAATGGCCTGCTGCACGAGAACCGCTCCAAGCCTGCCCTGACCGTCGAGGATCACTGGACCCAGCGCGACCTCTGGCGGCGTCACGCCAAGCGCGCGGTCAGGGTCGCCTTCGCAAGCGTCCACGGCACGGCCTCGCCCCGGCGGCGCGCCGGGCGAGGGTAAGAGGGGCGGGAGTGAGAAGGAGCCTTGGGGCGGAGAGGTGCCGGAAGGCTTCGAGCAGCGCCCGACAGCCTGAGCCGCCCTCCTGACCAACCGACTTTTCCCCAGGCCAGCAGGCTACGCGATCTTGTAGCGCTGTGGCCTTGGGGCTACCATATCTCGCGATTCTTATCAGGGAGACTCCATGTCCGCCGTTCGCTCGGAAGACGAGGGCAACATCCAGCCGGTGCGCCTGGCCGACGCGCTGGCCGAGCGTTACTTGAGCTACGCCCTTTCCACCATCATGGCTCGCTCGCTGCCCGACGTGCGCGACGGCTTGAAGCCCGTTCACCGGCGCCTGCTCTACGCCATGCGCCAACTGCGATTGAACCCCGATTCGCCCTATAAGAAGTCGGCCCGCGTGGTCGGCGACGTGATCGGTAAGTTCCACCCGCACGGGGATCAGGCGATCTACGATGCGCTGGTGCGCCTGGCCCAGAACTTCGCGCTGCGGTATCCGCTGATCGACGGGCAGGGCAACTTCGGCAATATCGACGGCGATAACGCGGCGGCCATGCGATACACCGAGGCCCGGTTGACGGCCGTGGCCGAGGCGCTGCTCGACGGCATCGACGAGGACACGGTCGATTTCCGCCCGACCTATGACGGGGAGGGCAAGGAGCCGGTGGTGCTGCCGTCGGCCTTTCCGAACCTGCTGGCCAATGGCTCCCAGGGCATCGCGGTCGGCATGGCCACCTCGATCCCGCCGCACAATGCCGAAGAGCTCTGCAACGCGCTGCTGCACATCATCAAGCACCCCAACGTCACCGCCGACAAGCTGGTGGAACTGGTGCCCGGACCCGACTTCCCGACCGGCGGCATCCTGGTGGAATCCCGCGAGGCGATTCGGGAGGCCTATGCCACGGGGCGCGGTTCCTTCCGTCTGAGGGCGCGCTGGGAGGCGGAGAAGATGCCCGGCGGCACCTACCGGATCATCGTCACCGAGATTCCCTATCAGGTTCAGAAATCCAAGCTGATCGAACGCATCGCCGACCTGCTGCACCAGAAGAAGCTGCCGCTGCTGGCCGACGTCCTGGACGAGTCCGCCGCTGATGTGCGCGTGGTGCTGGAGCCCAAGAGCCGCAACGTCGCGCCGGAGGTGCTGATGGAGCACCTCTTCAAGCAGACAGAGCTGGAGACGCGGGTCAGCCTCAACATGAACGTGCTGGGGGCGGACCACACCCCGCGGGTCATGCCGCTGCGCGACGTCCTGCAGGCTTTCCTTGACCACCGGCACGAGGTGCTGGTGCGGCGTTCGCATCATCGCCTGGACGAGATCATCAAGCGCCTGGAGGTCCTGAGCGGCTATCTGGTGGCTTACCTCAACCTCGACGAGGTGATCCGGATCATCCGGGAGGAGGACGAGCCCAAGGCCGAA
The nucleotide sequence above comes from Limibacillus sp.. Encoded proteins:
- a CDS encoding PDZ domain-containing protein encodes the protein GSSPLAGAKVANLSPWLSENLEMSGEWEGVVVLGVYRGSPAARLGLRSGDIIRELNDEEPGSTAALEELVAKGSAPWSMTIERDGKSLTWNGG
- a CDS encoding replication-associated recombination protein A — its product is MATLFEKDAPRPLADRLRPKGLEEVIGQDHLLGPEGAIGRMKRSGRLTSMILWGPPGCGKTTIARLIADSGELAFEPLSAVFSGVADLKKVFERARQRREGGQGTLLFVDEIHRFNRAQQDGFLPYVEDGTVVLVGATTENPSFELNAALLSRCQVFVLRRLDDEALEKLLARAETDLGHALPLDAEARDTLRALADGDGRYLLNLVEAIEAAAPESDLDRDALLTLVQKRAPVYDKSREEHYNLISALHKSLRGSDADAALYWLARMLVGGEDPRYILRRLARFAVEDIGLADPAALQQSLAGWEAYERLGSPEGDLAVAQVVLYLATAPKSNAAYAAYKTSLSAARDTGSLMPPKHILNAPTSMMKDLGYGKDYAYDHDTAEGFSGQDYFPEEMERRQFYDPPERGFEREINKRLAYWRKLRDARSGKT
- a CDS encoding isochorismatase family protein; translated protein: MSDYTLPQRDRVALITNELQRDYIEEGSPISSQSTRQSARQAAGIVRAFREQGLPILHGVRFFLPDGSNVEPCRRQAVEEGMRVLMPGTRGADLLEDIQLPGERRLAVHTLLDGEIQELSRSEYAFYKPRWGAFYRTPLDAMLQQWGVNTLVLVGSDFQRGVQATVYEACARDYRVVVIPEAAGNDEPEEALNELGRLGVYLMSETATQNWLKSGRQQSLSAALSS
- the crcB gene encoding fluoride efflux transporter CrcB, whose product is MNMVLAVAAGGALGAVARYFGAGYIGRLLGLDFPVGILAVNIIGSFLMGVLVEASALVWSPSPELRAFIAVGFLGAFTTFSTFSMEAVLLYERGQGLAAALYVGLSVGLSLGAFLLALSLMRSLLS
- a CDS encoding RluA family pseudouridine synthase → MSGVVTRQVGAGEGGQRLDRWFKQHYPSLGLGRLNKLLRTGQIRVDGKRAKSSTRLEPGQAIRVPPMDDSAQQPPGERPKRTVKADPKLVEQLKQAILYKDDWVLAINKPAGLAVQGGSKQEQHLDGLLDGLRLGADERPRLVHRLDKDTSGVLLLARSAEAARRLAEAFKDKETEKVYWAVVVGEPKPLEGRLDLALSKKPSPRGERVDVDEEEGRRAVTDFRALDRLGGKATLLELRPLTGRTHQLRAHCRELGTPILGDGKYGGADAFLEGLDLPKKLHLHARRIRLPHPSGSGKLLEVKAPPPRHLLETFELLGLEPSDLDPEL
- a CDS encoding HAD-IA family hydrolase — its product is MHGFKLIVFDMDGTLIDGQHHIQYAMRESFTALGLPEPDAEKVRSIVGLTLEDAFARLHPEPESEAQLLRLIGHFKETAFALRRRPDYSEPLYESVKEVIAELDGPEVCLGIATGRARRGVDFSLDLHGLSHHFVTIQTVDNNAGKPHPEMLQRAMAEVGAEPEETVMIGDTSYDMLMARAARCRALGVAWGYHPRDELHAAGAEHLAERFGEIPGLLARF
- a CDS encoding AsmA family protein gives rise to the protein MRLKHVLIGLFVLIVAVIVAGYAVLSSLDINQYRDQIIAEAEKATGRTLRIDGEMDLKISLSPAVVLNDVGLSNAEWAATDEMVSVNRFELEVAILPLLSNELQIKRLVIIDPVIELETQPDGTANWALEVGEPGAEPSEPSESGGGKLSTSFDEVVIEGGRVTYRNGATGETLALTIDSLTAEASGTSSPLVLDFTGSYQDVPVNLAGSLSSLAVLTDPDQKKSIDLSGGLGGMEFTALGTALLSGGQPSADIALTFKADDLSAIEKISGAGVPPLTGIDVSTQVALSGQTLKLSDIKAVVANSDLEGQLTLVAGATPSVTGTIQSETIDLRDFAAEGAEGGGQATEAPASGGGDSPYVIPETPLPLDLLRAAMVDVNLSVGALVLNDSLTLEQTQGKIGLKDGVLTLTPLKTLLSDGRLQVDSTLNSAQQTPALDFGFTAAGVDYGKLLREQGNFDKMRGTIGADIAVAGSGASPRAIASTLNGTIKIEGGEGQLDDRLLKILTAGVDQLGTLFSKEQGNKLNCILVEFEVKNGLATSKAIVMDSEVLTVSGGGTIDLRTEELNLVFDTSTRNASLASLAVPFRVGGTMKNPRVAPDLAGTALGIAKTAGVVVNPVAGVSALLGAKAVESSDGGTACSAAVEQVQSDGGGGGVEQILSDPKSAIDSVLGGGSGDAGATGGATDGGSGDGGSSNPVEDATKKLKGLFGN